In Nilaparvata lugens isolate BPH chromosome 5, ASM1435652v1, whole genome shotgun sequence, the following proteins share a genomic window:
- the LOC111043258 gene encoding uncharacterized protein LOC111043258 — protein sequence MNPNLVKLLFFGYLSINSVICSPVRMDNPGIYSDDPEGLEDSAKHDNWMGGNGEDDGREVKMVECRGGVCGGATGNVAAPPKREMFVSRGWGAGGMPFNVLYMNSKSSKLGSSGSSQPRTAAILAEPLRSPSSADINDEYPVETSYPGGAAGNSPRYTGRTKNKSQSSSGSASFRKHYSIIPQLFVSYGWGPIGK from the coding sequence ATGAATCCCAACCTTGTGAAGCTTCTGTTTTTCGGTTACTTGTCAATAAACAGTGTGATCTGTAGTCCGGTGAGAATGGACAATCCGGGAATCTACTCAGATGATCCCGAGGGACTGGAGGACAGTGCGAAACACGACAACTGGATGGGCGGGAATGGAGAAGACGACGGGAGAGAAGTGAAAATGGTGGAGTGCAGGGGAGGAGTATGCGGCGGTGCAACGGGCAATGTAGCGGCGCCCCCGAAACGCGAGATGTTCGTGTCGCGTGGATGGGGCGCAGGGGGCATGCCCTTCAATGTGCTCTACATGAATTCCAAGTCCTCCAAGCTGGGCTCCAGTGGCAGCTCACAGCCCAGGACAGCCGCCATCTTGGCCGAGCCGCTACGATCTCCGTCCTCAGCTGACATCAACGACGAGTACCCTGTGGAGACATCCTACCCGGGTGGCGCTGCCGGCAACTCTCCGCGCTACACGGGCAGAACCAAGAACAAGAGCCAGTCGTCATCGGGATCGGCCTCATTCAGGAAGCACTACTCTATCATTCCTCAGCTGTTCGTCTCCTACGGATGGGGACCCATTGGAAAGTGA
- the LOC111043257 gene encoding RNA-binding protein 42, giving the protein MASINDEKLRIMEDEMNRFEEEIGLPNAPLGSEPCQVIGTGTYDQVQRQLDMDGPLPPPHIIPPPPPPPPMFIPQQVRMGPPGPPMPGMGPPMPDQRPGHPGMNFVPGPGPGPMGPFGGPMGPGPMGFRHPGPPHMGPPGMMPPGPMCPPGPPRHPGHMPPPHGFPMGPMSAAPPIMAPPMISPAEYKSPSVIKSKPVPAKVVVSATPKLYISKKPTTDSNGSAPVIGVSEMPRIEPSSDDVMKKAAKKHTPQKPGGVVAKEMAEKVKASAIVSISTDASAATANASNTQTSKKKDKKSKKFIRTAGGNSWEDSSLCEWEEDDFRLFCGDLGNDVTDEVLNRAFSKYPSFLKAKVVRDKRTNKTKGFGFVSFKDPQDFIRATKEMNGRYVGSRPIKLRKSTWKQRSLEVVRKKDKEKQALIGLLTGR; this is encoded by the exons ATGGCTTCTATCAACGATGAAAAGTTAAGAATAATGGAAGATGAAATGAACAG GTTCGAGGAGGAGATCGGTCTTCCAAATGCTCCGCTAGGCTCTGAGCCATGCCAGGTGATCGGCACGGGAACATATGACCAAGTTCAGAGGCAACTGGACATGGATGGCCCCCTGCCTCCACCTCACATCATACCTCCCCCTCCTCCGCCACCTCCCATGTTCATTCCTCAGCAGGTGCGCATGGGTCCCCCCGGCCCTCCTATGCCTGGAATGGGACCTC CAATGCCGGACCAGCGACCAGGCCACCCCGGGATGAACTTTGTGCCCGGTCCGGGCCCGGGTCCGATGGGGCCGTTCGGTGGCCCGATGGGCCCGGGACCAATGGGCTTCCGGCACCCAGGGCCGCCTCACATGGGCCCCCCTGGCATGATGCCCCCTGGCCCCATGTGTCCGCCCGGCCCGCCCAGACATCCTGGGCACATGCCGCCGCCACATGGCTTTCCCATGGGGCCCATGTCTGCTGCGCCACCCATCATGGCCCCGCCCATGATCAGTCCTGCCGAGTACAAGTCGCCAAGTGTCATAAAAAGCAAACCCGTCCCTGCTAAAGTCGTTGTCAG TGCCACACCAAAATTGTACATATCTAAGAAGCCAACAACAGACAGCAATGGGTCGGCACCAGTGATTGGAGTCTCCGAAATGCCACGTATTGAGCCATCTTCCGACGACGTGATGAAAAAGGCGGCAAAAAAGCACACGCCGCAGAAGCCTGGAGGAGTTGTGGCGAAAGAAATGGCAGAAAAAGTGAAAGCCAGCGCCATTGTCTCCATCTCAACAGATGCGAGTGCTGCAACTGCAAATGCCAGCAACACACAAACCAGCAAAAAGAAAGACAAAAAGAGTAAAAAGTTCATTAGGACTGCTGGAGGCAACTCGTGGGAGGATTCTTCGCTCTGCGAATGGGAAGAAG ACGACTTCCGGCTATTTTGTGGTGATTTAGGGAACGATGTGACTGATGAAGTGTTGAATAGGGCTTTCAGTAAATATCCTTCTTTTTTGAAAGCGAAAGTGGTGCGTGATAAAAGGACAAACAAAACAAAGGGATTCGGATTTGTTAGTTTTAAAGATCCTCAAGACTTCATTCGAGCGACCAAGGAAATGAATG